TGCGTATGGCACGCCCCGCTGTTCGCGCTCCTGGGCGGCGCGTTCCACCTGGCGGGATGCACGGGAGACCTCGACATGGTGCGCATCATCGCCCTCACGCCGGCTGCGACCTTCGTGCGAGACTCTCCTGCGGGGGTAGACCTGCTTTCGGAGGAGTAGCGGACCCCGGGGGAGTCGAGATGGCCCCGCCAGCGTTTGCACCTCGTAACGCGCGAGGCCGCCGCACTTCTCCTATGAGCAATCTTTGCTAGCATGACCGCAAGCCCGCGTGGCGACCCATGATGCCGCGGCGGGCGCTCGGTCCAGGAGACCCTCAGGGAGGTTCCATGCTCAGGTGCAACTACCACACCCACACCTCGATGTGCGACGGATCGGATACGCCGGAGGACGTCGTGCGCGAGGCCATCGCCAAGGGCTTCGAGCATCTGGGCTTCTCCGGGCACATGGATCCTGACATCCACATGGACTGGCCCGCCTACGTGGCGGAGGTCCGGCGTCTCCAGTCCGCGTATGCGGAGCGCATCGACATCCTCCTCGGCGTCGAGCTCGACAACGTCTACGATCCCGCGTGCTGTCCGGGCGCGGAGTACGTCATCGGCTCCACGCACTTCCTGGACGTCGACTCAGAGGTCCCACTCTCCGTTGACAGTAGCGTCCAGGACATGCGCCGCCTGTGCCACGAGTTCTTTGCGGATGACTACTACGCGCTCGCCCGCGCGTACTTTGACCTCGAGGCCAGGGTGTACGACCGCCTGCAATGCACGTGGGTCGGCC
This sequence is a window from Parafannyhessea umbonata. Protein-coding genes within it:
- a CDS encoding histidinol-phosphatase; this encodes MLRCNYHTHTSMCDGSDTPEDVVREAIAKGFEHLGFSGHMDPDIHMDWPAYVAEVRRLQSAYAERIDILLGVELDNVYDPACCPGAEYVIGSTHFLDVDSEVPLSVDSSVQDMRRLCHEFFADDYYALARAYFDLEARVYDRLQCTWVGHFDLVTRFNDEAHFLDESDPRYTAPALEAMEYLVGKDVPFEINCGAVNRGRKAELYPRRELLRALHDFGGQILISSDAHQKELLDGGFDVAVRTAIDCGFTHVNYLAHDAQGKVEVRQVALDGLY